tattttaatgtgtatgataaatatttaatcaaaattCCATATCCTCTGCTACTACATATTTGGTGTTAGTTTGTTACAATGTATAATGAGTTCATCTGGCAAAAGTTTAGTTAGGAATGAATAAATTACAAAAGGCACTCAAAACTGTTTCAACTGGATCTCCAGAGTCCTGAGACTTTAAGTTACTCTCGAGTTTTCGCTGAACGCTAAATGGAAAAGATTCAATGAGGGATTTGAATAGAGTCCGAATCAAAAGGCAGATTTGATGGTGGGTTCTGATTGGATAACATGTGTTCACATTTCAACCCCAACTGCAAAGCCAGGTTGGCCTTTATTAGGTtcaaagtagggctgggcgaaaATCCAGAAAATACAATATCTCCAAGACTAttagtgctttaacaaaatgttatttacacagtgacatttttgattattaatcccctgaaatgatttaatgacttagtggagtaaaaggtaaataatagaacagtctggtaagttaaaaaaatgacatcactttccTGTATTGCAGCTTGTAAAACTAGGAAAAGACACCCTTACCAcacacttaccatattacaatGTCAAATATcgaagatgatatctagtctcatatcgcaatattgatataacattgatatattgcccagcccttgTTTGAAGTACACCTTAAGTGTCATGTCTCATAGTTAAAGACAGTTTGGCCGCTGCATCTTATGCATTCTGGATGTTCacggatttaaaaaaaaagtaatgtattaTGTTATTTCTTTAATTAGGGACACCTTAAATAATTATATTACAGATCCCTGCAAATGCCTGGTTAATAGACCGCTGTATCTTCTCTTCTGGGCCATGCACACGTCATATGTGTCATCAGCTCATGGAACAACTTGCTAGTTCTTCATGTTGTAGCCGCAGCTATTTTCCAACagcatttgctttgttttgctcTGTATCAGTGTGCTCACCACTGACATGGCATCTAGCTGTTGTGCCAGCTCCTCCACATCTGCCCCGTTGACATTTTTCCAACACTCGAGTAGTCGTCTCTGAGCGAGCCTGGGCCCTCTTTGTTAATCACCAAatggtttgttgttttacttttagGTGCCGTAAAGGGGGCAGCTCCAGTCTGACAGAAGGAgtcaattaattaaatatagCGGCATTAGTTAAATTAGGCCGGCGCAGGCTCGACAATGCTGATTTTGgtcaattttcaattcattaCCCGGCCCTATTTCAAGTCTCGGAAAGCACAGGGGCACGCTGAGCTAAAACAGTACTCCTAACTGTGTCAACTTACCTACGTGTCACCGTGGGAGAGCAGCGATGTAATCTCTGGGCCCATGTGGCCCACGGCCTTGGCTGCCTCCAGGATGGCTCTCCGGTACATCCCTTTCTTCTTGCGGTTGAAGCGGGACCTGAAGAGCTCCCTGAAGGGCGACAGTTTGGCAACAGAGAGCTGGGAAGTGGTGGGCGAACCGAACCACGCCACCTTTGCCTGGGGCCACTGGGCCTCGCAACTGGCCGTCTCCTGTTTGCGGGTGCCGCTGATGCTGAGGACGCGCGCTGGCCACCAGGGGAAGCCGTGAATCTTCCCCCACACAATGTCGCCCACCGCCACGGCGTGACCCTCTTCTGTCACACACTTGGTCATGCTGCGCGTGTGAAGCCGCACTGTAAGTGGCGGCACTGTCTTGCAGTCTTCCTGCGAGGGTACAGAAGATGAGGTGACGGACAGGTCTTCACCTGGGGCCAGATCGCACAGTTCTGGTGAGGTGCCGTCGGAGCTGAAGGACTTGGACTCATCGAGACTGTCGCTGCTGCAGACCGACAGGCTAGAAGAATCCGCTTTGCGCTTACGGAAATTGATGAGAAGGGTGAGGTCGCTGTGGCCGCGCTCCGCCTCCTCTCCCGAACTCCCCGACCACAGCTCCAGGGAGTTTTTACCTTCCCCCAAGTCTTCAGAGTGGGGCAGGCAGGGACCGGGAACCCTGGGGCTTCGTCTCTTGGTGCCTCCTACGAGTTCTGCCTCATACTCGACCACACTCTCCTCGCCCTCCCTCCGAGGGGGTCTCAAGTGGATCTTTGGAGAGGGTAGGTCCTGACCCACAGTCGTGAAAGGCCGAGTTAGTTTGAGTTTGGGAATGGAAACGGTGAGGCCAGACCTGGTGGCATCTAAAATGTGCCGTTGCTCCTTGGTGGGATCCGAAGGCGTCTTGCCATTTTCTCCCACGCCGTTCTGCACCAGTTGTTTGGGGCAGAATGGCTTGACTGAACCGTGGACTCTCGCAGGGATCTTCATGACCTCCCCCTTGCCCTGTGGAGTGCTGTAGGAGATCTTTATGACAGGACTGTGGGGGATAACGACAGCTCCGGGGAACTTTTCCCCTTCGGCTTCCCCCTTTTTGTCCTTCCTGAGGCGCTTGCTGTCAAGGCTGGTGCCGTTTTCACGTCTCTTAGTGTCCTTGGTTGCAAGTACATCCAGTTTTCTCGACAGCTTAGAGGGGGTGTCCTTATCGTCGCCATCATCGTCGCTCTGTAGTGCGTTCTCTTTTCGTGAAGTCTTAGTGTTGCTCATGCCATCTTTGCTGTCCTCGTCACTATTCAGTGTGTTCTTGCACTTTTCGCACAGTACCTGCCGTGGCCGCAGACGGATAGTACTCATGGTCATGCGGCCCGGCTCTCGTGACCgcctcttctttcttttgattGGTCGCGGAGGGGGCTGAGGTACCCATTGGCTGTAGCTGTGGCGCACCCATAAGGGCTGAGGGAAGGGGGCTCCTTCAAAATAAGGAGGGTAAAGAGTCTGTCCAGCTGGCACTGGTGTGGGTACAGGGCAGGGAAGAGGGGCAGTAGGTATGCTGATTTCTGGGAGAGTGTTTTCATCCTTTGGTCTGTACGAAGACTGGCTGGGAGATTTGGAAACCGGCTCCTCACTAAGAACTTCTGGGACTTCACAAGCCCTTGTAGGTATCGGGCAGTCCCCAGGTTTTGCTGCGATGTCTGGTAGACAGAATAGCCCAGTCctaaaatgaagagaaaagaataaatgaataactgTGTGCCTCATTAAGCTTCATTAGAGTGCTACAGTGAGTTTTATGCAAGCCCACACAAACAGTTTTGTTACACATGACAAgcatttcttacattttttttgaacCGATTTCCTCAACAAGAACATACTGTTCTGCCGCAGTTGTATTTCACCATATCAGATAACTTAAGGCCTGTGGCATAGCAAAAATGAAATGCCTTGCTGTTTCAATTGAGCCAAAAGAGGAAAGAGCACCCAAAGTGGTTTAAATCCTTCCCTATGGCTTACCATACCTACCTTCCCATACCTACCTGTTTTAccatttattttgctttgacTGGACAAACTGATAGCACTCTCCTGTGTCACCTGTATGCTAAAAATTCTTTACCTGCGGGGGTTGGGGTCCGAGATCTGTCCTGCTGCCTTAGGCCACAAAAATGTAGCAATACTATCCGTGACTCTCTTTGAGTGATCTGATGTGCTTTTTTATACTCTAGGACTTGCAAACATGTCCAAAGAAGGCCCAACTGCCAGGGAGACTTATAGGAGGTGGCTGGCAGGCAACAGTAACATGGCTGTGCTGCTTTAGTCAGGAGACAGCAGACAAAGAGACTACAGGATGCCCAGGAACCCCCCCTCCCTAACATcagactgaagaaaaacaatccCATGAATCACTCGGGATTCAGAGATGTAGTAAAGGAGCCAGgagatttcagtttgtttatgCATCCGTGTCTATTCGGGGCTTATGGGTGGTGAGATTATTAATTAGTTCACATTTTGGGAGCCCGTTTTCCTCCCCCAGGAGCAGTACCTGGCAGTCACCTCCAAAGAAAAGTCTCTCGGTGCAGCGTGTTCCTCTCACCTTTTTATATGTGCCCCTAAAGCAGCCAAATATTTGCCTACACAGGGATTGACACGGCACAAACATGGCTGTGTCAGGGAACAGGCAGCGCTAGTTAAGCACAGTGCAAGGACACAACATATGACCAGCCATGAATCCCTGTGCCGCTGCCATTTCACGTTGTTTACAGTGTAACTAAATGCAGAGATCTGCCTGGATGATAGGCATGgaagacataaaaacaacataaaaataaaacctgtgGGAGACAATGACAGGAAATACATTTCCATGAGCTGAAGGAAGAAGTCAAATTTTATCAGTGACAAGGCGTAAAATATAGGCCTATTTGAAGTTATTCCAAGGCCTGTCTTTTACCATTTGAGTGGGTTATTTTCAGGGCCAGCTTGAGCTCTCACGTCAAAAACCATCTAAGCATACTAAGGGGCATACTGATTCTGCTAGTCTATAAATAGTGTAAAGCCAGTGGCTTCTAAGGTGCACACCAAGGAAACACAAGGCTTATGTGCGACATGCACTAAAAGAGGCAGATACTGACACTGATACATGTCCATTTTTACTGAGAAGGTTTCCTCATCTTAACAgtattgtgttttcttcttaaCTGGCAACAGTGGGCCTTTTCTTGTCAAGCACAGAGCCTAAGATGGTCACTGGATCTGATTTCAATCAGGGTGAAAGAAAAGGCATTACAGATGAGATTCATAAAATCCAACATGTATCATTATTGCCATTTTCCATTGTTTGTGTAGATGAAAAGTGACTGGTTATGAAGAGCTATTTCTCAAAAGAGCAACTGCAATATAGATTATTTGAAATGAATCATCACTCCAGATAACTTCGCAACGCATTGACATCTGTTTGTATAAACACGGCAAAACATTACTGATATACAGAATACTGTTCAGCCAAGGCCTAACGTTAACCTTTTACTAAATACGTGTTAGCTGCTCTGTATTTAATTTAGGCTAACAATAAGCTATATGTGAACCCGTTGACATTAGTTACTGTTCAAGATAAGTCATTAACATTCTCTGTAGATAGGGATACTATCTTGGCATACAGTATTTCCCAATAGTAACATAAAGTATATGACCATCTAAATACGAGCTAAAATTAAACCAGTTTGCCATTAGCCGACTAGCTAGCAGATAGCTACACTGTCAGCTACAATAACCTACAAGTCTTTTGTATGGAGGCCCAGTCAGCTAATAGCTAGCTACCAGCTAACTACCTAGCTTTGACTCGTTAGCATCAAAGGTAGATTAGCCGGTACCTGAGTTTAGCAAGTTAATTTCAGAGACAAATGTATAAAGGTAACACACGAAATAACACTCACTTCTTGTCGCAATCAAGTAATATCCCCGTATAGCTTCTTTCTCGGTAGGTCAGCGTCACCACCAGTGTATCGTTAACTATTTGATCGATAGTGACAGGTACCCGAGAGCCGGCCCGCAGCTCCTCGGCCACAGCCTCCATGTTTCCAGGCGTGTAGTGTCCGGCTCGGCGGTGCTCGATCCCGGCCAAGGGAGCCACGGTCGCGTCGGCTAAAGATCCGTCTCCCCTTCGTTATTCGAGCAGGAGGCTACACCAGGGCATAAAATGACGCCATCACCCCCACCAAGTCAATTACAACAGTACTGCCACCGCTGACATCACGCTCCCTATGCTAGAGGAGCAGAAATCTCTCAAGACAAGGCCTACCCTCTCCGTCTCACTTTGACTTGTTAGATGCCATTCATTAGTGCCGACTTTTACATCGGGGATGCCTCCGTTTTTCAAGGCAAGAGCCTGATGGCATTTTGAATGTATGGATGCATTTTCTAACATGTTGTAAGAGATATGcatatgtctaaaaaaaaaatgcatccatACATACATCCTAGTGTTTCTAAATAGTCGTGAATTTCGACAAATGTAAGATAAATAGGACCTctaaataatcattataacatACACAGCCATCAATGTGAACTACAATTAATGTATGACAGCATGACATTTTCTTAAATGCCCTATCCTTTATCATTCCATTTGCTACATTAGCCTATTTTAAACGTACCCTGCATCAAATCTACCCACTTCTTATTTAAATCGTATTATTTAAGTGAACCTAAAAAGGTAGGTAGATTGAGGCCAGgtgtacctttttattttacaatttgtaaTGTATTCCCCTTATAATGCCAGCCTGGTTTAACTGACATTGTGTAGTgtagatttttaaaatatgatcGACATCTGTCTGGTGAGTCAatgtaacatttaacaacagAACAGCTTCATTTCACACAGGTTTTAGGTACTAAATGGCAATAAGGTAAGGTAAATGGGAAACTGCATAATGGAGAGGGTGTCTTGCATAAGTCTAGgataaagaacattttaaaacacttcttTGACCAGTaacaacacagatttttattttatgataagAGCATTACAATAGTCATTCAAGGCCTTTACAAGTATTTTGAGTATGAATTTAATACCACAAAACTCAAACAGACATTGTAATTCCTGTTACTTGTCAATGAAACTCGGCCAGGTGTCTCCTGTGAAGATACTGAAAGTATTTTCAAGCTCACTTCTTCGATTACGCTTCCTCTCTAGAAGACGAGCCTGTAGCTTCCGCATCTGTCATTCAAagtgaggagaaaaacaaacaaacacgttCAATCAGATCAATAACCTATGAGTTAAATATAGATGAGTTGTGTGAATAATAAAGTATAGGTCTGACCTCCTCCACATCTTGCTCGGCCACTGCCAGTTGCTCTGTGCTCGTGCCTTTGGGATTCCTGCGTCTCTCTTGCATCTTCTCAACACGTGCACGTATCTGGCGCTCCAGCTCACGGGCTGACCTGGAGGCCATACAGCTCAAAGGTCAAAATGTCATACTGAATATTTAGTTGCCTAAGTAAAGCCATTGATAGGCTATCAAAGTCTTTAGTTCTGGTAGACAACTGATTAATAATGCAAACCTGTGACTGATTGTTTTCTTCTTAGTTAAGATGTATTCTCtcaatgaaaacagaaaagtctAAGGTGTACCATCTAATCTGGTTCATCTGTTTCAGGGTGTGATGCTGctcaaaaagaacaaaagaaactgCTGATGATCTACGATGGGTGTACAATCTCTATTTGTCCACTAGGAGTCTCTAGCCTTCTACCTGCATTGCATGGCTCATGATTGGAGACATTGCAAAAATGCCATTGGGGGATACTTCAAAACCTGTTGTTCCAGAACCCCTATGGCTCAGGGTGTTGTGTATCACTTGATAAGTTGTACAGACCAAATGTGCAAAATATCACAGTAGTGATGAGATGAACATATTATGCCTTAATTAAATCTTTACCCATCACAAAGGAAGTAAAGGGGAAGTTTTagggaggataaaaaaaaaaaaaaaaaaacaatttctggCCAATGCAGCCTGATTCTGATTCTCATACTGGCTTAGGTTTCAGGTTGCTGTGTACTACTTCTTAGGTCGGGATCAAACTGTAATTTGTACCCCCACAGTCCCATTTACCTGGTCCCCTCGCAATCTGTGATAGACATGTGGGGTGTCTGATCCTTAAGAGTATCACCGCCATCCTCCACACCAGCTTTTGAATTTGTTTCCGCTTCCTGTTACGGAGAGAGAGGggtgtttattttcatttacagcagcattttgttCTGGAATGTAGAGCTAGTGTCCATATAGGATGAAACAGCTGTTGCGACACATCCTAAAAATAACAGCCTACAGTTGCAGTGGCATACATGctttattttgtgaaattacCCAAATGGGGTTGGCTTTTGCTATATTTCCCAGTGAATATTTAAACTGATGATTCTGGTTGAATGCAAACGTTATAAACTACACTTCAGATATATGCATGGCAATGCAGCTGACAGTCAAATTACTCAGACCATCcatagtctgtctgtctgactatACAGTTTGAGCATGCCTGCATGCATACATCAGCTTTGACAGCTATTTTTTGCTGCTGTGCGATCACAGATGCAGCACACTCCATCACAAGCGCTGCCATATGTTGCTGCCTTCAACAGCACCATCCTCTATAGCATCATTAAACATCACTGGCACTGACTCTAGCAGTGTTACTACCTGAAAACACATTCATTAGCGTCAACCTTTTTGTTTAATcacatttattgttattgtccTCTGACCAAATGTTGAAGGTGGTGTTCTACTGCCTCTCTGTGGTTGGCGGGTGGAAATGGAGGTGATTTATGCCACACGTACAGTACCTCTTGGCTTTTCTGTTTTGCATGCTTCCTCTGCTGGTGTTCAGACATTTTCTTCTCCTGTGTGGTCTTGGCTTGTGTACGCCACCTCCGAAGAGTGTCTTGGCTTCTATGGGAGAGCCAGATAACAATGCATTGTAATAAATCTATGTCAAGGAAAATTGTTATTGGGCTATTGTTTCTAAATGGTTGAATAGGGGTCTATAAACATTGGTTATTCTTTCTATCTATCCCTTGTGGACATAGGACCACTGTCGGTCACTTGGGCAAATGCCAAGAATCTTTGGTATTACTTAGCCTGAATGTTCTGTGCAATTCATCCAATGTAATGTAAtagtcaaaatgtaataatatgcAGTATGTATACACACTGAATTTATAAATCAACTTACTTTTTCCTCTGCTCGAGAACAGCCTGTTTCTCCTTCAGCTCCTTCATTGCAgcctgttttctgtcttctgGCCTCTTCCAAGGCTGAGTGTCAAACAGGGGGAGCTGAGGAATGCCAGCCTTGGTAGTTGCCTTTTTtctgacaaataaaatgaaaccaaatgctttctttttattgttctgCTGAGGTAGGAGTCTTAGAGGAGATAGCCTGGTTCCCTCACTTTGTTCCCCAGTGCGGAGAATGGGTTTTGCTATCCTTTTTTCAAGGCACAATGCCATACACAACTCCAAACTTCAGCACAAAAAGCAAAGTCACATCTTTTGTCCTACCAATAACAATTTCAAACTTCAACTCCACAGTATATCTGATCAGATGAAAAATGATTTGTGGCCAACAAATATTTGCTGCCTAGATACACTGACTGTACCACAACAATAGCAggagaaattaaatgtaaaaagtagTTGTTTGTTCTCTCTGTGCCcagtaaaatatatttcatgtATATCTAGCCAacctgtgtattttttttattataaaggaacagtttgacattttgggaaagacatATATTCACTTTTTGGCAGAGAGATGAGAGGAtcctctttcatttctgtctGTTAAATACGAAGCTAAAGAAAGCATCCAGTTAGATttgcataaagactggaaacagctggcCTAGCAATGTCCGAAGGTAAGAAAATCCCCCTACCAGCACCTTTGAAGCTCTCTTCTTAAAAAGGTCCCGTGAcattgtgctctttggatgcttttatatggaccgtagtggtcccctaatactgtatctgaagtctcttttatatagaccttagtggtcccctaatactgtatctgaagtctcttttatatagaccttagtggtcccctaatactgtatctgaagtctcttttatatagaccttagtggtccctaatactgtatctgaagtctcttttatatagaccttagtggtcccctaatactgtatctgaagtctcttttatatagaccttagtggtccctctaatactgtatctgaagtctcttttatatagaccttagtggtcccctaatactgtatctgaagtctcttttatatagaccttagtggtccccctaatactgtatctgaagtctcctttgtatagaccttagtggtctctaatactgtatctgaagtctctttcatatagaccttaggggtcccctaatactctaACTGAAGTCTCCTTCCCAAAATTCACccatggtgcagaattacagccattagagccagtcccacaattagTTTTCATCAGGTTGTGCCATTtgtgagtctgtagcttttgaggtgGGGGGAGGCTGAGGGTGttgccttgaccaactgccactttgctcgtttgaaagccatgatgtctctctctcatgggtgggccaaattttctggatgggcagagaaaagggaggtaaccgTGCCCccgtccatctgagctttcattttctcaaaggcagagcaggatacccagggctcggtttacacctatcaccatttctagccactggggggaccataggcaggctgggggggggggaacgcatattaatgtaaaaaacctCTTAATGTGAaatcttcatgccatgggacctttaatatgcTAAATCTCATTTGTTGAATTAGTTTACAAACTGGATTTGTTGTTTACAGGTACTATGTGACCATTTCTTGGCCGAGACCACTTGTCAGGCAACTAGTGTAGACTGATGGAAAGTTACTGGTCCCAGGCAAGCAACGGCATGGGACATAACCCCCCCCGAAAAATTGTGAATTGCTTCTGTTTTtgtatgaaataaacaaacaagataccATTTATTAATAAGTGAGCTTTGGGAGGTGCTGGTTCCTCCTGTTTCCAgttgttatgctaagctaactggttGTAGCTTTGTATTCAATACACATATACTGGAGTGGTATCACTAGCAATCTTCTCTTCTTactcttaaaaataaaaaaaggtaataagtATATGTATTAACTGACATGTCAAACTGTAACAGAGGAAAAGCAAATTTTCACGTAAAAATCTCTTATTTCTTTCATCCAAAGACCTTTACTTACTTTTGGATAAGAGGAAGAAGGCGTGACTTTGGGCTTCTATCACCGTGTGGTGTTGAGCCCAGCTCGGCTTTGTCCAACAGGATCATCTTTTGTTTGAGCTCCATGAACTTCCGCAGCTCGTCCACCGAATCATCCTGCTCCTCCATGCTGGACCCCGTCAGCTCTGACAGCTGCAGCTTCTCCACCACTGGAAACTCTACCAATTAAACAACCATGGCAGCTACAAGTGAAATATGGGGGCCGCCATCACTGGCAAACAATCACAAATGGCTACGGCTGGGGGCAAAGGGGGCATAAATGGTTTGATGGAGAGGTTTGGCTCTGCTCactgtgcagcagcagcagcctctccTGGGGAGGGCTATCTCATGCTTCTCATAGTGATTACCTCCAGACAGTGCGAAGTGACAGACAGCTCCTGTTTAGAGCCCCCATGTTATCGATCACTTTCATCTGGCTCAAAATATTACAGAGCTGGAACNNNNNNNNNNTCCAAGAGAACAGAAGTCCCACCAGTGGAGTGGTACCAGGGCAAGGAGCTATTTTTATGGCCAGCCGTCCAATCTTTGACAAGAAGAGCAGATGGCGAGAACGCACATGCATACTGAACACCTTGCTGCTGCACTGTTCAAAGTTAAGGTGACTTTGATTCACCTGAGGGACTCCTTCGCACGCTAACGGGCCGACTAGCCATAGCACTCCTGAGGTACTGGAGGATCCTCTGGAGCCCCTGGTTCAAAATGTCTCGTGGAGGGAAACTGATGGGGCAATTCCTTAGGTTCAGGCCTTTGAGGGTAATCACATTTCCTGGGAAAAATGGACAATAAAGAATCTTTTAGAACTATGTTCACTCTTGATGATTACACTCTTTGCATTTAGCCGGCAATCTTTTTAAGATGAGTACATCAGGAGAAGAGTCATACATTCTGTGTTTTCCTTGGTTTCCaacatacatgtactgtacatggatGCATCAGTGTATTAGCAACAGTTGCAATGACTACTTTCAAACTGAGAGGAAAGCAATCATAAAAGACTATACTGTGTATTATTTCTAATAAGAACTACTAGTTATTCCTTGCATTTAATCTAGCATTTGCTGCCAGTGAGGCTTATTGAAACTGATGAAAGAGGAAAACAGCGT
This portion of the Etheostoma cragini isolate CJK2018 chromosome 17, CSU_Ecrag_1.0, whole genome shotgun sequence genome encodes:
- the pwwp2b gene encoding PWWP domain-containing protein 2B isoform X2 — encoded protein: MEAVAEELRAGSRVPVTIDQIVNDTLVVTLTYRERSYTGILLDCDKKTGLFCLPDIAAKPGDCPIPTRACEVPEVLSEEPVSKSPSQSSYRPKDENTLPEISIPTAPLPCPVPTPVPAGQTLYPPYFEGAPFPQPLWVRHSYSQWVPQPPPRPIKRKKRRSREPGRMTMSTIRLRPRQVLCEKCKNTLNSDEDSKDGMSNTKTSRKENALQSDDDGDDKDTPSKLSRKLDVLATKDTKRRENGTSLDSKRLRKDKKGEAEGEKFPGAVVIPHSPVIKISYSTPQGKGEVMKIPARVHGSVKPFCPKQLVQNGVGENGKTPSDPTKEQRHILDATRSGLTVSIPKLKLTRPFTTVGQDLPSPKIHLRPPRREGEESVVEYEAELVGGTKRRSPRVPGPCLPHSEDLGEGKNSLELWSGSSGEEAERGHSDLTLLINFRKRKADSSSLSVCSSDSLDESKSFSSDGTSPELCDLAPGEDLSVTSSSVPSQEDCKTVPPLTVRLHTRSMTKCVTEEGHAVAVGDIVWGKIHGFPWWPARVLSISGTRKQETASCEAQWPQAKVAWFGSPTTSQLSVAKLSPFRELFRSRFNRKKKGMYRRAILEAAKAVGHMGPEITSLLSHGDT
- the pwwp2b gene encoding PWWP domain-containing protein 2B isoform X1 → MEAVAEELRAGSRVPVTIDQIVNDTLVVTLTYRERSYTGILLDCDKKTGLFCLPDIAAKPGDCPIPTRACEVPEVLSEEPVSKSPSQSSYRPKDENTLPEISIPTAPLPCPVPTPVPAGQTLYPPYFEGAPFPQPLWVRHSYSQWVPQPPPRPIKRKKRRSREPGRMTMSTIRLRPRQVLCEKCKNTLNSDEDSKDGMSNTKTSRKENALQSDDDGDDKDTPSKLSRKLDVLATKDTKRRENGTSLDSKRLRKDKKGEAEGEKFPGAVVIPHSPVIKISYSTPQGKGEVMKIPARVHGSVKPFCPKQLVQNGVGENGKTPSDPTKEQRHILDATRSGLTVSIPKLKLTRPFTTVGQDLPSPKIHLRPPRREGEESVVEYEAELVGGTKRRSPRVPGPCLPHSEDLGEGKNSLELWSGSSGEEAERGHSDLTLLINFRKRKADSSSLSVCSSDSLDESKSFSSDGTSPELCDLAPGEDLSVTSSSVPSQEDCKTVPPLTVRLHTRSMTKCVTEEGHAVAVGDIVWGKIHGFPWWPARVLSISGTRKQETASCEAQWPQAKVAWFGSPTTSQLSVAKLSPFRELFRSRFNRKKKGMYRRAILEAAKAVGHMGPEITSLLSHGDTLRTEERSPRFF
- the LOC117960062 gene encoding leucine-rich repeat-containing protein 27-like isoform X2, with amino-acid sequence MSSPEKEGNVPALQLSFVFGEGVVKRQTPYIVPEDTLCLSRTQLKHVTDSILKNSTLKYLNFEGNHISSIPDSMFISLPNLLWLDLRNNQIASLPAEIGLHRSLKTILLEGNPISELPPELGNVITLKGLNLRNCPISFPPRDILNQGLQRILQYLRSAMASRPVSVRRSPSEFPVVEKLQLSELTGSSMEEQDDSVDELRKFMELKQKMILLDKAELGSTPHGDRSPKSRLLPLIQKKKATTKAGIPQLPLFDTQPWKRPEDRKQAAMKELKEKQAVLEQRKKSQDTLRRWRTQAKTTQEKKMSEHQQRKHAKQKSQEEAETNSKAGVEDGGDTLKDQTPHMSITDCEGTRSARELERQIRARVEKMQERRRNPKGTSTEQLAVAEQDVEEMRKLQARLLERKRNRRSELENTFSIFTGDTWPSFIDK
- the LOC117960062 gene encoding leucine-rich repeat-containing protein 27-like isoform X1, with the translated sequence MSSPEKEGNVPALQLSFVFGEGVVKRQTPYIVPEDAETQEHPEYDLTETLCLSRTQLKHVTDSILKNSTLKYLNFEGNHISSIPDSMFISLPNLLWLDLRNNQIASLPAEIGLHRSLKTILLEGNPISELPPELGNVITLKGLNLRNCPISFPPRDILNQGLQRILQYLRSAMASRPVSVRRSPSEFPVVEKLQLSELTGSSMEEQDDSVDELRKFMELKQKMILLDKAELGSTPHGDRSPKSRLLPLIQKKKATTKAGIPQLPLFDTQPWKRPEDRKQAAMKELKEKQAVLEQRKKSQDTLRRWRTQAKTTQEKKMSEHQQRKHAKQKSQEEAETNSKAGVEDGGDTLKDQTPHMSITDCEGTRSARELERQIRARVEKMQERRRNPKGTSTEQLAVAEQDVEEMRKLQARLLERKRNRRSELENTFSIFTGDTWPSFIDK